The Micromonospora sp. WMMD961 genome has a segment encoding these proteins:
- a CDS encoding YciI family protein, protein MLLIWNRPGFTEELTEQDRTALFGEVDEIMKELTETGELVDGQALANPSQTLTVRQIDGSTEVVDGPFMESKEQFAGYLTVDCDSPQRAAEIAARWPDVRFGGAMEVRPVMEQAGTEM, encoded by the coding sequence ATGCTGCTGATCTGGAACCGGCCCGGCTTCACCGAGGAGCTGACCGAGCAGGACCGCACCGCCCTCTTCGGCGAGGTCGACGAGATCATGAAGGAGCTGACCGAGACCGGCGAGCTGGTCGACGGGCAGGCGCTGGCCAACCCGTCGCAGACGTTGACGGTCCGGCAGATCGACGGCAGCACCGAGGTCGTCGACGGGCCGTTCATGGAGAGCAAGGAGCAGTTCGCCGGTTACCTGACCGTGGACTGCGACAGCCCGCAGCGGGCCGCCGAGATCGCCGCCCGGTGGCCGGACGTACGCTTCGGCGGCGCGATGGAGGTCCGCCCCGTCATGGAGCAGGCCGGGACGGAGATGTGA
- a CDS encoding alpha/beta hydrolase — MLRVPASGYGWARNVARQLGRHGVLLTYQGWGHGSYSSSPCVQQTVDAYLIDLVVPARDAVCPAVEPEV, encoded by the coding sequence GTGCTGCGTGTCCCGGCGAGCGGCTATGGCTGGGCTCGTAACGTGGCCCGGCAGTTGGGCCGGCACGGCGTGCTGCTCACCTACCAGGGGTGGGGGCACGGCAGCTACAGCAGCAGCCCGTGCGTGCAGCAGACCGTCGACGCCTACCTGATCGACCTGGTGGTGCCGGCTCGGGACGCCGTTTGCCCGGCCGTCGAGCCCGAAGTCTGA
- a CDS encoding 3-hydroxyacyl-CoA dehydrogenase NAD-binding domain-containing protein, protein MTDTIRYDRGADGVVTLTLDDPTQSANTMNRAYVASMSAVLDRLEAEPDLAGVIVTSAKSTFFAGGDLPEMIRATREDAPALADLLGTIKRDLRRLEMLGRPVVAAVNGSALGGGLEIALACHHRIALDVPDSRLGLPEVTLGLLPGAGGVTRTVRMLGLAGALTTVLLTGRRMRPGDALAAGIVDEVVATEAELLDRARAWIAANPQPKQPWDRPDYRMPGGSPSSRSLAAQLPAFPATLRKQLKGARLPAPEAILAAAVEGAQVDLETALAVETRHLIGLLTGQVAKNMIGAFFFDLKAVNGGAARPSVDVAPVRRVAVLGAGMMGAGIAYACAGAGIDVVVKDVTAEAAGRAREHAERLLARKVRKGRASEADARAVLDRIATTDQVDALAGCDAVIEAVFEDPALKKAVFAEVLPVLAPGALIASNTSTLPITGLAEGVDRPADFIGMHFFSPVDRMPLLEIVVGERTGDAALARAFDLGRRIGKTPIVVNDGRGFFTSRVIGQFMDEAIGMVAEGVPAASVEQAALQAGYPTGPLALADEVSLTLVQRIRRQFEAASEEFRPLPAHRLVDELVDAYDRPGRGAGRGFYAYEEGTRGRLWPGLADLITDAGRAVPFTDLQERMLFAEALDALRCLDEGVLRTETDANIGSIFGIGFPAWTGGVIRYVRQYAGGPAGFAARATELADRYGDRFRPPADLVDRLAARTAEPVGVA, encoded by the coding sequence ATGACCGACACCATCCGGTACGACCGCGGCGCCGACGGCGTCGTCACGCTCACCCTCGACGACCCCACCCAGTCCGCGAACACCATGAACCGGGCGTACGTCGCCTCGATGAGCGCGGTGCTGGACCGGCTGGAGGCCGAGCCCGACCTCGCCGGAGTCATCGTGACCAGCGCGAAGTCGACGTTCTTCGCCGGCGGTGACCTGCCGGAGATGATCCGGGCCACCCGCGAGGACGCGCCCGCGCTGGCCGACCTGCTCGGCACCATCAAACGGGACCTGCGCCGGCTGGAGATGCTGGGCCGCCCGGTGGTCGCGGCGGTGAACGGCTCGGCGCTCGGCGGCGGCCTGGAGATCGCGCTCGCCTGCCACCACCGGATCGCGCTGGACGTGCCCGACAGCCGGCTCGGGCTACCCGAGGTGACCCTGGGCCTGCTGCCCGGGGCCGGCGGCGTCACCCGGACCGTACGGATGCTCGGCCTGGCGGGTGCGCTGACCACCGTGCTGCTCACCGGCCGACGGATGCGCCCGGGCGACGCCCTGGCCGCCGGGATCGTGGACGAGGTGGTCGCCACCGAGGCGGAGCTACTGGACCGGGCCCGGGCCTGGATCGCGGCCAACCCGCAGCCGAAGCAGCCGTGGGACCGGCCGGACTACCGGATGCCCGGCGGCAGCCCGTCCAGCCGGTCGCTGGCCGCCCAGTTGCCCGCCTTCCCTGCCACCCTGCGCAAGCAGCTCAAGGGGGCCCGGCTGCCCGCGCCCGAGGCGATCCTGGCCGCCGCCGTCGAAGGCGCACAGGTCGACCTGGAGACCGCCCTGGCCGTGGAGACCCGGCACCTGATCGGCCTGCTCACCGGGCAGGTCGCCAAGAACATGATCGGGGCGTTCTTCTTCGACCTGAAGGCCGTCAACGGCGGTGCCGCCCGACCGTCAGTGGACGTTGCGCCGGTGCGCCGGGTGGCGGTGCTGGGCGCGGGCATGATGGGCGCGGGCATCGCGTACGCCTGCGCCGGCGCCGGTATCGACGTGGTGGTCAAGGACGTCACGGCGGAGGCCGCCGGGCGGGCCCGGGAGCACGCCGAACGGCTGCTGGCCCGCAAGGTCCGTAAGGGCCGGGCCTCCGAGGCGGACGCCCGCGCGGTGCTGGACCGGATCGCCACCACCGACCAGGTGGACGCCCTCGCCGGCTGCGACGCGGTCATCGAGGCGGTCTTCGAGGACCCGGCGCTCAAGAAGGCCGTGTTCGCCGAGGTGCTGCCGGTGTTGGCACCCGGCGCGCTGATCGCCTCCAACACGTCCACCCTGCCGATCACCGGGCTGGCCGAGGGAGTGGACCGGCCGGCCGACTTCATCGGCATGCACTTCTTCTCCCCGGTGGACCGGATGCCACTGCTGGAGATCGTGGTCGGCGAGCGCACCGGCGACGCCGCGCTGGCCCGCGCGTTCGACCTGGGTCGGCGGATCGGCAAGACCCCGATCGTGGTCAACGACGGGCGGGGCTTCTTCACCAGCCGGGTGATCGGCCAGTTCATGGACGAGGCGATCGGAATGGTCGCCGAGGGCGTCCCCGCCGCGTCGGTGGAGCAGGCCGCGCTGCAGGCCGGCTACCCGACCGGGCCGCTCGCGCTGGCCGACGAGGTGAGCCTCACCCTGGTCCAGCGGATCCGCCGCCAGTTCGAGGCGGCCAGCGAGGAGTTCCGGCCGCTGCCGGCGCACCGGCTCGTGGACGAGCTGGTCGACGCGTACGACCGGCCGGGGCGCGGAGCCGGGCGGGGCTTCTACGCGTACGAGGAGGGCACCCGGGGACGGTTGTGGCCCGGCCTGGCCGACCTGATCACCGACGCGGGACGGGCGGTGCCGTTCACCGACCTGCAGGAGCGGATGCTCTTCGCCGAGGCGCTGGACGCGCTGCGCTGCCTCGACGAGGGCGTCCTGCGTACCGAGACCGACGCCAACATCGGCTCGATCTTCGGCATCGGCTTCCCGGCGTGGACGGGAGGCGTGATCCGCTACGTCCGGCAGTACGCGGGCGGTCCGGCCGGCTTCGCGGCCCGCGCCACCGAGTTGGCCGACCGCTACGGTGACCGGTTCAGGCCGCCCGCCGACCTGGTCGACCGGCTCGCCGCCCGTACCGCCGAACCGGTCGGCGTCGCGTGA
- a CDS encoding acyl-CoA dehydrogenase family protein, with translation MPTPPPDGPPSPWRKPEHGDLAELARTFFTKEVLPHTERLLAQGHPDREHYRRAGELGLLGLSVPEEYGGGGGDFTHEAVLLHEQAYTGESSLGLAVHSGIVTGYLAAYGSEEQKRRWLPGLCSGELVGAIAMTEPDGGSDLQAMRTRAIRDGDDYLVTGAKTFITNGGLADLIIVAVKTDPEQRAAGVSLLVCEVGGDPDGFRRGRLLAKIGLHGNDTAELFFDEFRVPAANLLGGAEGLGFIQLMQQLPQERLVIGVGAVAAMERAVALTVAYAKERTAFGKPLMGHQNTRMVLAECATRTRVSRVFLDDCIVRHSRGDLDVATAAMAKSWLTDGQCEVVDRCLQIFGGYGYTTEYPIARMYADARVQKIYGGTNEIMKELIARAL, from the coding sequence ATGCCGACGCCCCCACCCGACGGTCCACCCTCGCCCTGGCGGAAGCCGGAGCACGGCGACCTCGCCGAGCTGGCCCGCACCTTCTTCACCAAGGAGGTGCTGCCGCACACCGAGCGCCTGCTGGCACAGGGCCACCCGGATCGTGAGCACTACCGGCGCGCCGGTGAGCTGGGGTTGCTCGGCCTGTCCGTCCCGGAGGAGTACGGCGGCGGTGGCGGCGACTTCACCCACGAGGCCGTGCTGCTGCACGAGCAGGCGTACACCGGGGAGAGCAGCCTCGGGCTGGCCGTCCACAGTGGGATCGTCACCGGCTACCTGGCGGCGTACGGCAGCGAGGAGCAGAAGCGACGCTGGCTGCCCGGCCTGTGCAGCGGCGAGCTGGTCGGCGCGATCGCCATGACCGAGCCGGACGGCGGCTCCGATCTTCAGGCGATGCGGACCCGGGCGATCCGCGACGGGGACGACTACCTGGTCACCGGCGCGAAGACGTTCATCACCAACGGTGGCCTGGCCGACCTGATCATCGTGGCGGTGAAGACCGACCCGGAGCAGCGGGCAGCCGGGGTCTCACTGCTGGTCTGCGAGGTGGGTGGCGACCCGGATGGCTTCCGCCGGGGCCGACTGCTTGCCAAGATCGGGTTGCACGGCAACGACACGGCGGAGCTGTTCTTCGACGAGTTCCGGGTGCCGGCGGCCAACCTGCTCGGCGGGGCCGAAGGGCTGGGCTTCATCCAGCTCATGCAGCAGCTCCCGCAGGAACGGCTGGTCATCGGTGTCGGCGCGGTCGCGGCGATGGAGCGGGCGGTCGCGCTCACCGTCGCGTACGCGAAGGAGCGCACCGCCTTCGGCAAGCCGCTGATGGGCCACCAGAACACCCGGATGGTGCTCGCGGAGTGCGCCACCCGTACCCGGGTCAGCCGGGTCTTCCTGGACGACTGCATCGTCCGGCACAGCCGCGGCGACCTGGACGTGGCCACCGCCGCGATGGCGAAGTCCTGGCTCACCGACGGGCAGTGCGAGGTCGTCGACCGGTGCCTGCAGATCTTCGGTGGCTACGGCTACACGACGGAGTACCCGATCGCCCGGATGTACGCCGACGCCCGGGTGCAGAAGATCTACGGCGGCACCAACGAGATCATGAAGGAGCTGATCGCCCGTGCCCTCTGA
- a CDS encoding cytochrome c oxidase assembly protein: protein MPPQLAHGGHAAEGPGWSPLFPVVLLAGVYLLAAVRDPRGWDHRRTIAWLVGCALLAVAVGPLGRLSDDPRGHMAQHLLLGMLAPLGLVLGAPVTLLLRVSPPPVRRTVGRLLRARPLHLLAHPVTAALLSTGGLALVLLTALYAVAERQPVLHHALHLHYLAAGYLFAWSLVGPDPAPRRPGLAVRVGAQIGAAAGHSVLAKYLYAHAETLPPGLVDRDPVEFQSAAQLMYYGGDLAELLLAVALFATWYAHRTRRPVRPPRRLIKRFASPQDDSLTQSS from the coding sequence GTGCCGCCACAACTGGCGCACGGCGGGCACGCGGCGGAGGGGCCGGGTTGGTCGCCGCTGTTCCCGGTCGTGCTGCTGGCGGGCGTCTACCTGCTGGCCGCCGTCCGCGACCCGCGTGGTTGGGACCACCGGCGTACCATCGCGTGGCTGGTCGGCTGCGCCCTGCTGGCCGTCGCCGTGGGGCCGCTGGGCCGACTGTCCGACGATCCGCGCGGGCACATGGCGCAACACCTGCTGCTCGGCATGCTCGCTCCGCTCGGGCTGGTACTCGGCGCCCCGGTGACGCTGCTGCTGCGGGTCTCCCCGCCGCCGGTACGCCGGACGGTGGGTCGGCTTCTGCGCGCCCGGCCCCTGCACCTGCTCGCCCATCCGGTCACCGCCGCGCTGCTGAGCACCGGTGGGTTGGCGCTGGTGCTGCTCACTGCGCTGTATGCGGTGGCCGAGCGTCAGCCGGTCCTGCACCACGCGCTGCACCTGCACTACCTGGCCGCCGGGTACCTGTTCGCCTGGTCGTTGGTCGGACCGGACCCGGCGCCCCGACGCCCCGGGCTCGCCGTACGGGTCGGCGCGCAGATCGGTGCGGCGGCCGGTCACTCAGTGCTGGCCAAGTATCTGTACGCGCACGCCGAAACGCTCCCACCCGGCCTGGTCGACCGCGATCCGGTGGAGTTCCAGTCGGCCGCCCAACTCATGTACTACGGCGGCGACCTGGCCGAACTCCTCCTGGCGGTAGCCCTCTTCGCCACCTGGTACGCCCACCGCACCCGCCGCCCGGTCCGCCCCCCGAGGCGGTTGATCAAGAGGTTTGCGTCACCACAGGACGATTCCCTGACGCAAAGCTCTTGA
- a CDS encoding DUF6596 domain-containing protein, translating to MTEDRTVEDLLRTLAPQVLGLLVRRHGQFDRCEDAVQEALLAAATQWPGQGVPDSPRAWLLTVATRRLTDEWRSESARRDREVAVTLREPAYAGVSPPADAEPAVPDADDTLTLLFLCCHPALTGSAQVTLTLRAVGGLSTAQIARAHLVPEATMSQRIRRAKQRIEAAGARFTMPEPAERDERLRSVLRVLYLIFNEGYTASSGPDLHRGDLTGEAIRLARILRGLLPDDGEVTGLLALMLLTDAHRAARLGPDGELVPLAEQDRTRWDAAAIAEGITLITEALTWSPPGPYQLQAAIAAVHAEASTAAETDWRQIVALYRLLARIAPNPMVTLNQAVAVAMVEGPRAGLDLLTALDADERTAGHHRLAAVRAHLLELAGEPGAARDAYLAAARGTTSLPEQRYLELRAARPTGTRAPQGGALDE from the coding sequence GTGACCGAGGACCGGACGGTCGAGGATCTGCTGCGAACCCTCGCGCCGCAGGTCCTCGGCCTCCTGGTCCGCCGGCACGGCCAGTTCGACAGGTGCGAGGACGCGGTCCAGGAGGCCCTGCTCGCCGCCGCGACGCAGTGGCCCGGGCAAGGCGTACCGGACAGTCCCCGCGCCTGGCTGCTCACCGTGGCCACCCGCCGGCTCACCGACGAGTGGCGCAGCGAGAGCGCTCGCCGGGACCGCGAGGTGGCGGTGACGCTGCGCGAACCGGCGTACGCCGGGGTGTCGCCGCCTGCCGACGCGGAACCGGCGGTGCCGGACGCCGACGACACGCTGACCCTGCTCTTCCTCTGTTGCCACCCGGCGCTGACCGGATCGGCGCAGGTGACGCTCACCCTGCGCGCGGTCGGCGGTCTCAGCACCGCCCAGATCGCCCGGGCGCACCTGGTGCCCGAGGCGACGATGAGTCAACGGATCCGCCGCGCCAAGCAGCGGATCGAGGCCGCCGGTGCCCGGTTCACCATGCCCGAGCCGGCCGAGCGGGACGAGCGGCTGCGGTCGGTGCTCCGGGTGCTCTACCTGATCTTCAACGAGGGGTATACCGCGTCCAGCGGGCCGGACCTGCACCGGGGCGACCTGACCGGCGAGGCGATCCGGCTGGCCCGCATCCTGCGCGGGCTGCTGCCGGACGACGGCGAGGTGACCGGGCTGCTGGCGCTGATGCTGCTGACCGACGCGCACCGGGCGGCCCGGCTCGGCCCGGACGGGGAGTTGGTGCCCCTCGCCGAGCAGGACCGCACCCGGTGGGACGCCGCCGCCATCGCGGAGGGGATCACGTTGATCACGGAGGCGTTGACCTGGTCGCCGCCCGGCCCGTACCAGCTCCAGGCGGCGATCGCCGCGGTGCACGCCGAGGCGTCGACGGCGGCGGAGACGGACTGGCGGCAGATCGTCGCGCTCTACCGGCTGCTGGCCCGGATCGCCCCGAACCCGATGGTCACCCTCAACCAGGCGGTGGCGGTGGCCATGGTGGAGGGCCCTCGGGCCGGGCTCGACCTGCTCACCGCGCTGGACGCCGACGAGCGCACCGCCGGGCACCACCGGCTCGCCGCCGTACGTGCGCACCTGCTGGAGCTGGCCGGTGAACCCGGGGCGGCGCGGGACGCGTACCTGGCGGCGGCACGCGGCACCACGAGCCTGCCCGAGCAGCGCTACCTGGAGCTGCGGGCCGCCCGCCCGACGGGGACCCGCGCTCCTCAGGGCGGCGCCCTGGACGAGTAG
- a CDS encoding acetyl-CoA C-acetyltransferase, translating to MPSEAYVYDAVRTPRGRGRDTGALHGVKPISLVVGLIDAVRERNPGLDVGRLEDLLLGIVTPVGEQGGDLARAAALLAGLPNEVGGVQLNRFCASGLEAVNSAAARIRSGWEHLLLAGGVESMSRVPLGSDGAAWATDPQTALATSFVPQGVSADLIATLEGFTRDDVDGYALRSQERAAKAWAGGYFGRSVVPVRDGNGLDILTVDEHPRPETTREALARLTPSFATIGEAAGFDAVALQKFHWLEAIEHVHHAGNSSGIVDGAALVLLGSEQVGRDLGLTPRARIVGAAVSGADPTLMLTGPIPATHKALAAAGLTVDDIDLFEINEAFAAVVLKYVRDLGLDPDRVNVNGGAIALGHPLGATGAMLLGTALDELERRDLRRAVVTLCIGGGMGVATVIERC from the coding sequence GTGCCCTCTGAGGCGTACGTCTACGACGCGGTCCGCACCCCGCGCGGACGCGGCCGGGACACCGGCGCGCTGCACGGGGTCAAGCCGATCTCGCTGGTGGTGGGCCTGATCGACGCGGTGCGCGAGCGCAATCCCGGCCTGGACGTCGGCCGGCTGGAGGATCTGCTGCTCGGCATCGTCACCCCGGTCGGCGAGCAGGGCGGTGACCTGGCGCGGGCCGCCGCGCTGCTGGCTGGGCTGCCCAACGAGGTGGGCGGGGTGCAGCTCAACAGGTTCTGCGCCTCCGGGTTGGAGGCGGTCAACTCCGCCGCCGCACGGATCCGCTCCGGTTGGGAGCATCTGCTGCTGGCCGGTGGGGTGGAGTCGATGTCCCGGGTGCCGCTGGGCTCCGACGGCGCGGCCTGGGCCACCGACCCGCAGACCGCGCTGGCCACGTCGTTCGTGCCGCAGGGCGTCAGCGCCGACCTGATCGCGACGCTTGAGGGTTTCACCCGCGACGACGTGGACGGTTACGCGCTGCGCTCGCAGGAACGGGCCGCCAAGGCGTGGGCCGGGGGGTACTTCGGCAGGTCGGTGGTGCCGGTCCGGGACGGCAACGGGCTGGACATCCTCACCGTTGACGAACACCCGCGCCCGGAGACGACCCGGGAGGCGCTGGCCCGGCTCACCCCGTCCTTCGCCACGATCGGCGAGGCGGCCGGCTTCGACGCTGTCGCGTTGCAGAAGTTCCACTGGTTGGAGGCGATCGAGCACGTCCACCACGCCGGCAACTCGTCCGGCATCGTGGACGGTGCGGCGCTGGTGCTGCTCGGCTCCGAGCAGGTCGGCCGCGACCTCGGCCTCACTCCGCGCGCCCGGATCGTCGGCGCTGCGGTCAGCGGGGCGGACCCGACGCTGATGTTGACCGGCCCGATCCCGGCCACTCACAAGGCGCTCGCCGCCGCCGGACTGACAGTCGACGACATCGACCTGTTCGAAATCAACGAGGCGTTCGCGGCGGTGGTGCTCAAGTACGTCCGTGACCTGGGCCTCGACCCGGACCGGGTGAACGTCAACGGTGGCGCGATCGCTCTCGGCCACCCGCTCGGCGCGACCGGAGCGATGCTGCTCGGTACGGCGTTGGACGAGTTGGAGCGCCGCGACCTGCGCCGCGCCGTGGTGACCCTCTGCATCGGCGGCGGCATGGGCGTCGCCACCGTTATCGAGCGCTGCTGA
- a CDS encoding CaiB/BaiF CoA-transferase family protein encodes MRGGPLAGVRVVELASLAPAPFGCMVLADLGADVVRVDRPGAPGAGRLAAPTGGPLQRGRRITTLDLKTPDGVADLLRLTDRADVLVEAYRPGVAERLGFGPEVCQARNRRLVYARMTGWGQDGPLAARAGHDIDYIAVAGALEPLGRAGERPYAPMNLLGDFGGGGMLLAVGVLAALLERERSGTGQVVDAAMVDGSALLTSFLHGLLDSGLWAAPRGRNMFDGGAPFYDTYATSDGGFMAVGAMEPAFYAVLLAGLDLADDPGLPAQYDPSGWDELRRRFTERFAERTRDEWTAVFADLDACVAPVLAPGEAHRHPHNAARDTFVEVGGEIQPAPAPRFDRTPTTRPTPAPDPERDAQPVDDILTGWPPRPPG; translated from the coding sequence GTGCGCGGTGGGCCGCTGGCCGGGGTGCGGGTGGTCGAGCTGGCGAGCCTCGCGCCCGCGCCGTTCGGGTGCATGGTGCTCGCCGACCTGGGCGCGGACGTGGTGCGGGTGGACCGGCCGGGCGCTCCGGGAGCGGGCCGGCTGGCCGCTCCGACCGGCGGCCCGTTGCAGCGCGGTCGGCGGATCACCACGCTGGACCTGAAAACCCCGGACGGGGTGGCGGACCTGTTACGGCTGACCGATCGGGCGGACGTGCTGGTCGAGGCGTACCGGCCGGGGGTGGCCGAGCGGCTCGGCTTCGGCCCGGAGGTGTGCCAGGCCCGCAACCGCCGGCTGGTGTACGCGCGGATGACCGGCTGGGGCCAGGACGGCCCGCTGGCCGCCCGAGCCGGGCACGACATCGACTACATCGCGGTCGCCGGGGCGTTGGAGCCGCTGGGACGCGCGGGTGAGCGCCCGTACGCGCCGATGAACCTGCTCGGCGACTTCGGCGGGGGCGGCATGTTGCTCGCCGTGGGCGTGCTGGCCGCCCTGTTGGAGCGGGAGCGTTCCGGCACCGGCCAGGTGGTCGACGCGGCGATGGTGGACGGCTCGGCCCTGCTCACCTCGTTCCTGCACGGGCTGCTCGACAGCGGGCTGTGGGCCGCACCGCGCGGGCGCAACATGTTCGACGGCGGGGCGCCGTTCTACGACACGTACGCCACCTCGGACGGTGGATTCATGGCTGTCGGCGCTATGGAACCGGCCTTCTACGCCGTACTCCTGGCCGGCCTCGACCTCGCCGACGACCCGGGCCTGCCCGCGCAGTACGACCCGAGCGGCTGGGACGAGCTGCGGCGACGGTTCACCGAGCGGTTCGCCGAGCGCACCCGGGACGAGTGGACGGCGGTCTTCGCCGACCTGGACGCCTGCGTCGCGCCGGTGCTCGCTCCCGGCGAGGCGCACCGGCATCCGCACAACGCCGCCCGGGACACCTTCGTCGAGGTGGGTGGTGAGATCCAGCCGGCACCTGCGCCGCGCTTCGACCGGACGCCGACAACGCGCCCGACCCCAGCCCCCGACCCAGAACGAGACGCGCAACCCGTCGACGACATCCTGACCGGGTGGCCCCCGCGCCCGCCAGGTTGA
- a CDS encoding DUF2786 domain-containing protein produces MPVPDADELVANALAAVRGTDVRQAERQLDHLMVGTGAADGTAAVDAALLRRLVRGLSRLWPRGWQPVDVDRITGRRLDARAARLVRAAMAAQRRAQAEPVPAWWDDQLRELTADARDDDHYVLAAWTTAEGLDRADALRTAVDTLALVESLPPIAVLRPPPGTTGAVTARPARAARSGSPMLDRVRALLAKAESTTFPAEAEALTAKAQELIARHSIDEALLAAGAERGDLPGGVRLSTDTPYAGAKALLVQEVAAANRCEAVWSDDLGFTTVLGWPADLVAVELLYTSLLVQATAAMLRGRAERRSGAGRRTKVWDESFLNAFALRIGERLRTATEAATDAADRAAAETAGAERLLPVLAARGEAVRERLDTLFPGVTRHRLSVRDAEGWSSGTSAADRASLDVGGGRKQPRQVPGRPDRR; encoded by the coding sequence GTGCCCGTGCCGGATGCGGACGAACTCGTCGCCAACGCGCTCGCGGCGGTGCGCGGCACCGACGTACGGCAGGCCGAACGACAGCTCGACCACCTGATGGTCGGCACCGGCGCGGCGGACGGCACCGCGGCGGTGGACGCCGCGTTGCTGCGCCGCCTGGTCCGCGGTCTGAGCCGACTCTGGCCGCGCGGCTGGCAGCCCGTCGACGTGGACCGGATCACCGGCCGGCGGCTCGACGCCCGTGCGGCGCGGCTGGTCCGTGCCGCGATGGCCGCCCAACGGCGTGCGCAGGCCGAACCGGTCCCCGCCTGGTGGGACGACCAGCTACGCGAGCTGACCGCCGACGCCCGCGACGACGACCACTACGTGCTGGCCGCCTGGACCACTGCGGAGGGCCTGGACCGGGCCGACGCGCTCCGGACCGCCGTGGACACCCTCGCGCTGGTGGAGAGCCTGCCGCCGATCGCGGTGCTGCGCCCGCCGCCGGGCACGACCGGCGCGGTGACCGCCCGACCGGCAAGAGCGGCCCGCAGCGGGTCGCCGATGCTCGACCGGGTACGGGCGTTGCTGGCCAAGGCCGAGTCGACCACCTTCCCGGCCGAGGCGGAGGCGTTGACCGCCAAGGCGCAGGAGCTGATCGCCCGGCACAGCATCGACGAGGCGCTGCTGGCGGCCGGCGCGGAGCGCGGCGACCTGCCGGGCGGGGTACGCCTGAGCACCGACACCCCGTACGCGGGCGCGAAGGCGCTGCTGGTGCAGGAGGTGGCGGCGGCGAACCGGTGCGAGGCGGTCTGGTCCGACGACCTCGGCTTCACCACCGTGCTGGGTTGGCCGGCCGATCTGGTCGCGGTGGAGTTGCTCTACACCTCGCTGCTGGTCCAGGCCACGGCCGCGATGCTGCGTGGACGCGCCGAGCGGCGCTCGGGGGCGGGACGGCGGACGAAGGTGTGGGACGAGTCCTTCCTCAACGCGTTCGCGCTGCGGATCGGCGAGCGGCTGCGGACGGCCACCGAGGCGGCGACCGACGCGGCGGACCGGGCGGCGGCCGAGACGGCCGGGGCGGAGCGACTGTTGCCGGTGCTCGCCGCACGGGGTGAGGCGGTCCGGGAACGGCTGGACACGCTCTTCCCCGGCGTCACCCGGCACCGGCTCAGCGTCCGGGACGCCGAGGGCTGGTCCTCCGGCACGTCGGCGGCAGACCGGGCCTCGTTGGACGTCGGCGGCGGGCGCAAGCAGCCCCGACAGGTACCCGGCCGGCCCGATCGCCGCTGA
- a CDS encoding DUF2243 domain-containing protein encodes MADSSMPRAGTVDVRASVLAGVLIGVAIMAAVDEIVFHQLLAWHHFYDRSTPSVALLSDGLLHAAEVVALVGGFFWFADLRRRGALSTRLTWGGFLLGAGGFQLFDGLVDHKVLRLHQIRYGVHLVPYDLVWNVAGAVLLLAGVAVLVRARSRRPGNGNR; translated from the coding sequence ATGGCCGATTCGAGCATGCCGAGGGCAGGCACCGTCGACGTGCGCGCGTCCGTCCTGGCCGGTGTCCTGATCGGCGTCGCGATCATGGCGGCCGTGGACGAGATCGTCTTCCACCAGTTACTCGCCTGGCACCACTTCTACGACCGGTCGACGCCGTCGGTCGCGCTGCTCTCCGACGGGCTGCTGCACGCCGCCGAGGTGGTCGCCCTGGTCGGCGGATTCTTCTGGTTCGCCGACCTGCGCCGACGGGGTGCGCTGTCGACCCGGCTGACCTGGGGTGGCTTCCTGCTCGGTGCCGGAGGTTTCCAGCTCTTCGACGGGCTGGTCGACCACAAGGTGCTCCGGCTGCACCAGATCCGCTACGGCGTACACCTGGTTCCGTACGACCTGGTCTGGAACGTGGCCGGAGCGGTGCTGCTGCTGGCCGGCGTCGCGGTGCTGGTGCGGGCCCGGTCCCGCCGGCCCGGCAACGGCAATCGATGA
- a CDS encoding CsbD family protein — translation MGFDDKINNASEDAAGKLKEGAGRATDNEQLEAEGRADQSTAKLKQAGEKIKDAFKS, via the coding sequence ATGGGTTTCGACGACAAGATCAACAACGCCAGCGAGGACGCGGCCGGCAAGCTGAAGGAAGGCGCCGGTCGGGCCACCGACAACGAGCAGCTCGAGGCCGAGGGTCGCGCTGACCAGTCCACGGCCAAGCTCAAGCAGGCCGGCGAGAAGATTAAGGACGCCTTCAAGAGCTGA